The genome window AGCCATATAAAATAATCATATCAGGTGGAGGAACAGGTGGACATATCTACCCGGCGATTTCTATTGCAAATGAATGCAAGAGAAGATGGGCAGACTGTGAAATACTATTTGTAGGAGCAAAGGATCGCATGGAGATGGAAAAAGTGCCTGCTGCAGGTTATGAAATTAAAGGGCTATGGATCAGTGGTTTTCAAAGAAGTCTTTCTCTTAGAAATCTGGCTTTTCCGTTTAAAGTGATAAAAAGTCTTTATGATGCACGTAAGATCATAGAAAAATTTCAACCAGATATTGCTATAGGTACTGGAGGATTTGCCAGTGGACCACTTCTTTTTATGGCTCATAAAATGAGAGTCCCTACTTTAATACAAGAACAAAATTCCTATCCAGGAATCACTAATAAATTATTGAGTAAAAGAGTCCATAAAATCTGTGTAGCAAGTAAAGGCCTCGAGCGGTTTTTCCCTAAAGAGAAACTCGTTTTGACAGGTAATCCAGTACGTCAGGACCTGCTCGATAGTTCTCATTTAAGAGAAGAGGCCATAGCTCATTTCCAATTAGATGCTCATAAAAAAACCTTATTGGTGCTGGGGGGAAGTCTTGGAGCAAGAAGAATCAATCAATTGATAGAAAGTCAATTGGGCGTATGGAAAGAAGAGGTGCAAATCATTTGGCAATGCGGTAAATTCTATTATGAGGAGTACAAAACTAAAAATCAAGAAAGCGTTCAAGTTCACGCTTTTTTAA of Nonlabens sp. Ci31 contains these proteins:
- the murG gene encoding undecaprenyldiphospho-muramoylpentapeptide beta-N-acetylglucosaminyltransferase; protein product: MKPYKIIISGGGTGGHIYPAISIANECKRRWADCEILFVGAKDRMEMEKVPAAGYEIKGLWISGFQRSLSLRNLAFPFKVIKSLYDARKIIEKFQPDIAIGTGGFASGPLLFMAHKMRVPTLIQEQNSYPGITNKLLSKRVHKICVASKGLERFFPKEKLVLTGNPVRQDLLDSSHLREEAIAHFQLDAHKKTLLVLGGSLGARRINQLIESQLGVWKEEVQIIWQCGKFYYEEYKTKNQESVQVHAFLNRMDLAYAAADFIISRAGAGSISELCIVGKPVIFIPSPHVAEDHQTKNAQAITDKEAALMIKEEDLNQNFTTLWKGLYADLELQKKLSENIKKQALPDATKSIVNELEQLLK